Part of the Chanos chanos chromosome 5, fChaCha1.1, whole genome shotgun sequence genome, tacagcgctacaataccactgaccctgactgtgactcactttACACTGctacaataccactgaccctgactgtgactcactctacactgctATAATACCACTGagcctgactgtgactcactctacactgttacaatactactgaccctgactgtgactcactctacactgttaAAATACCACTGagcctgactgtgactcactctacactgttaaaataccactgaccctgactgtgactcactctacactgctACAATActactgaccctgactgtgactcactctacaccgctataataccactgaccctgactgtgactcactcaaCAGCGCTataataccactgaccctgactgtgactcacgcTACACAGCGACAATATTACTGTAACTGTTGGTGTCTTTGTATTTGTAAAtgtcaaatgacaaatgataataatttaaagagacatctctctctctctctacagcagGGCACTAACAGACGTAAGCATAGTTCCTGTTCCACCATTTATTTGGATGATAACACGGTTAGCCAACCTAACCTCAAATTCACCATCAAATGGTAAGTACATGCCAACAACACACCAACAGCATGGCCACAACATGCCAACAgcacagcagaaacacagctaCAATATcctaacaacacacaaacagcatgtcAGAAACATgctaacaacacacaaacaacatgccAGCAGTTGGGgtgaacagactgtgtgtgattgacTGTGGTCTttacttctcttctctcagtgtTACCCTGGCCATATATTACCATATTAAGAACAGGTAAGAGGATAGTCTTATAAAACTGCCCTTTGGTTTAAAACTGTCTATTTCTAACACCTTTTTGGTTTCTGTGGATTTGTGGTGATATGTCTGtcagtcttttgtttgtctgtttaggacagcaagtgtgtgtgtgtgtgtgtgtgtgtgtgcacatgtggtgtttatgtggtgtgtgtgtgttattgatcATCATCTTAAGTAGGTCTGAAAAGTTACAGTGTCTCCCTCTGATTTAGGGACAAAAATGGCCGACAGCTGTTGGATATCTTCGATGAGAAGCTACATCCTCTATCAGTAAATCTCTAAAGACTTTCtaataactctgtgtgtgtctgtgtctgtgtgtgtgtatgtgtgtgtgtgtgatcaatcCTTTCGTCAACCTACATGTAGGCTActttatatttgcgtttgtcaCATAGACTGATATTGAAATGTGATcagtaagtttcaaatttctctggtaaaataaaatctttctGGACACCAGACCGGCAAGAAAAAATTGTAGTGGAAACCCtggtgtgtgtaagtggattaacgtgtttgggtgtgtaagtggattaaagtgtttgggtgtgtaagtggattaacgtgtgtgggtgtgtaagccGATTaaagtgtttgggtgtgtaagtggattaacgtgtttgggtgtgtaagtggattaacgtgtttgggtgtgtaagtggattagcgtgtgtgggtgtgtaagtggattaaagtgtttgggtgtgtaaaTGGATtagcgtgtgtgggtgtgtaagtggattaacgtgtgtgggtgtgtaagtggattaacgtgtgtgggtgtgtaagtggattaacgtgtttgggtgtgtaagtggattaatgtgtttgggtgtgtaagtggattagcgtgtgtgggtgtgtaagtggattaacgtgtttgggtgtgtaagtggattaacatgtgtgggtgtgtaagcggattaacgtgtgtgggtgtgtaaatgGATTaaagtgtttgggtgtgtaagtggattaacgtgtgtgggtgtgtaagtggattaacgtgtgtgggtgtgtaaatgGATTaaagtgtttgggtgtgtaagtggattaacgtgtgtgggtgtgtaagccGATTaaagtgtttgggtgtgtaagtggattaacgtgtttgggtgtgtaagtggattaacgtgtttgggtgtgtaagtggattagcgtgtgtgggtgtgtaagtggattaaagtgtttgggtgtgtaaaTGGATtagcgtgtgtgggtgtgtaagtggattaacgtgtgtgggtgtgtaagtggattaacgtgtgtgggtgtgtaagtggattaacgtgtttgggtgtgtaagtggattaatgtgtttgggtgtgtaagtggattagcgtgtgtgggtgtgtaagtggattaacgtgtttgggtgtgtaagtggattaacatgtgtgggtgtgttagcggattaacgtgtgtgggtgtgtaaatgGATTaaagtgtttgggtgtgtaagtggattaacgtgtgtgggtgtgtaagtggattaacgtgtgtgggtgtgtaagtggattaacgtgtgtgggtgtgtaaatgGATTaaagtgtttgggtgtgtaagtggattaacgtgtgtgggtgtgtaagccGATTaaagtgtttgggtgtgtaagtggattaacgtgtttgggtgtgtaagtggattaacgtgtgtgggtgtgtaagtggattaacgtgtttgggtgtgtaagtggattaacgtgtgtgggtgtgtaagtggattaacgtgtttgggtgtgtaagtggattaacgtgtttgggtgtgtaagtggattaatgtgtttgggtgtgtaagtggattagcgtgtgtgggtgtgtaagtggattaacgtgtttgggtgtgtaagtggattaacatgtgtgggtgtgtaagcggattaacgtgtgtgggtgtgtaaatgGATTaaagtgtttgggtgtgtaagtggattaacgtgtgtgggtgtgtaagtggattaacgtgtgtgggtgtgtaagtggattaacgtgtgtgggtgtgtaaatgGATTaaagtgtttgggtgtgtaagtggattaacgtgtgtgggtgtgtaagtggattaacgtgtttgggtgtgtaagtggattaacgtgtttgggtgtgtaagtggattaacgtgtttgggtgtgtaagtggattagcgtgtgtgggtgtgtaagtggattaaagtgtttgggtgtgtaaaTGGATtagcgtgtgtgggtgtgtaagtggattaacgtgtgtgggtgtgtaagtggattaacgtgtgtgggtgtgtaagtggattaacgtgtttgggtgtgtaagtggattagcgtgtgtgggtgtgtaagtggattaacgtgtttgggtgtgtaagtggattaacatgtgtgggtgtgtaagcggattaacgtgtgtgggtgtgtaaatgGATTaaagtgtttgggtgtgtaagtggattaacgtgtgtgggtgtgtaagtggattaacgtgtgtgggtgtgtaagtggattaacgtgtgtgggtgtgtaaatgGATTaaagtgtttgggtgtgtaagtggattagcgtgtgtgggtgtgtaagtgggtgtgtaagtggattaacgtgtgtgggtgtgtaagcgGATtagcgtgtgtgggtgtgtaagtggattaacgtgtgtgggtgtgtaagcggattaacgtgtgtgggtgtgtaagtggattaacgtgtgtgggtgtgtaagcggattaacgtgtgtgggtgtgtaagcggattaacgtgtgtgtgtgtgtaagtggattaacgtgtgtgggtgtgtaagtgggtgtgtaagtggattagcgtgtgtgggtgtgtaagtggattaacgtgtttgggtgtgtaagtggattaacgtgtttgggtgtgtaagtggattaaagtgtttgggtgtgtaagtggattagcgtgtgtgggtgtgtaagtggattaacgtgtgtgggtgtgtaaatgGATTAACGTGTTTtggtgtgtaagtggattagcgtgtttgggtgtgtaagtggattaacgtgttttggtgttgtgtaagtggattaaagtgtttgggtgtgtaagcggattaacgtgtgtgggtgtgtaactGGATTAACGTGTTTTGGTGTTGTGTAAGCggattaacgtgtgtgtgtgtgtaagtggattaacgtgtttgggtgtgtaagtggattaacgtgtttgggtgtgtgtacattctgcagaagtgtgaggTCCCTGATGATTACTATAAGCAGGAcccagagcagagacagattTACCGCTTTGTGAGGACACTGTTCAGCGCAGCTCAGCTCACTGCTGAGTGTGCAATAGTCACGCTGGTGAGAATGACActtccccaacacaccaccatTACATTACAACTATtctgcacttgtgtgtgtattgacagtgtgtgtgtgtgtgtgtgtgtctgtgtattgtcggggtctgtgtgtgtgcgcgtacgtgtgtgtgtgcatgtgcgggCGTACGCGTATTGtcggggtgtgtgtatgtgtgtgtgtgtgtgtgtttgcgcataCGCGTGCATGTAGGTATATCTGGAGAGGTTGTTGACGTATGCAGAGATTGATATTTGTCCAGCCAACTGGAAACGCATCGTCCTGGGAGCCATCTTGCTCGCGTCCAAAGTGTGGGATGACCAGGCCGTCTGGAACGTCGACTACTGCCAGATTCTTAAAGACATCACAGTGGAGGacatgtgagtgtgactgtgtgtgtgtgtgtgtgtgtgtgtgtgacagagagagagagagaatgcatgtgtAATCAGCTTGTTGGTCTGCCTCCTCTTGAGGGCACTGACATGTAGACCAACATCATTGAGCCGTAATGGCCGTCAGTGGCAGACACAGGCATTGGGGAAATATAGCCTAGGGCTGAAACTGTTTCCCAACCTAAATTTAGCTGGCCTGTTTCACAGTTCTCATACTGAATTTAGTAGCCAAAGGAGGACAGACTCTTTagatgtataaatgtgtgtgtgtgtgttcatctaagagtgtgtgtggggctaGGATTTTGATGAGGATTAGGacgttgtttatttgtttatgtgtttatgtgttctcTCACAGGAAtgagctggagagagagttcCTGGAGCTATTGCAGTTCAACATAAACGTGCCATCCAGCGTTTATGCCAAATATTACTTTGACCTGCGTTCTCTCGCTGAGGCCAACTGCCTCAACTGTCCCCCCGAACCCCTCAGCAGAGACCGGGCACAGAGActagaggtgagagagagagagagagagagagagagagagagagagagagagagacgtaggTGAGTTAGGCTAGTTCGAGTTCGAGAGAaagtgtttctgttgttgtgtgtgtatggatgtgtgtgtctgtgtatgtgtatatgtgtgtacgtacaggtggatgtgtgtgtatgtgtatgtttgtgtatgattgtatgtgtgggtgtgtatgtataattcattctatggttgatctctctctctctctctctctttttctctcttgcccAGGCGATCTCGCGGTTGTGTGATGATAAGTTTAAGGATGTGAAGCGTGCTATACGTAAACGTTCGGCGAGTGTGGATAACCTGGCCGCTGTCAGATGGGTTCCTGCCATACTCTCCTAACATAGTCAGACCCTGAACCACGCAAACCTGGTCTACGAGGAACCAGGGCCCATATAAACCTGGACTGCAGTCTCAGgaccacacacagacctgccGCATTCTGCACGGACTCAGGGTGCCATAGACCTGGTCCACGCACGCTGGACCACCAAAACCTGGTGTgtaacatacacaaactcaggACTACATGATCCTGGCCTACAGATGCAGAACCATAAAAGACCTGGCTGACGGATTTCAGAGACTTCAGTACCGTGGTCTACATAGACCAGAACCAGAACACAAAGACCTGGTCCTGAGATAAGCATCACAGACTGGATTTTGGACCCTGCAAAACTTGGTCCCATCCCAAATCTGAAGACCAGTATCAGTATTAACGCAGGTACTTAAACAACACACTCTACAAGCATGCATTACGTCAAATCACCACAGACCAGGTTCATATGTGCTCTAGAAAGACCTGGGCCCAGAGGTCTGGTCCGGCCATCTGAGTACAGATCTCAGTTGCTCTACAGTGCCTACTGTCCTGATTCCACAGGCCAGTGTCCTCACATTCTGGAAAATTCCACCGCCAACTGAGGAAGAGAAAGTGGAGGAGCCCGGAGGGGCCTCAGGTCCGTCTAACACGaacattcaaacagagacacacagactcatccAAAACCGAATCTGAACCCGATCGATTCGAAAGTCACCTGATTCAGTTTCCTGCACTGGGCCCGACGTTTATGACAAGTGTGACATCATtcgtgtgtttgagtgacacTGAACCGGAACCATGGCCGCAGAGTGTCAGAGCCCAGATTGTCAAATTCAGAAACGAGCTGAACTAGGGTTTTGGGTTTATTGGGTTTATTTGGCGTTAGCCTGCTACGACcgacagaaacacaacacaacatattcagatgttttctctcttgccTTATTCCACTGGGGAGGACGCATGTCAAAGAGACAAGGGTGGTTAGAATGAGCAGCAGAAGTTGGATGACATTTGATATTCCaagtaaatgtaaaactgtGGTCCTGACAGCACAGGTGTGCATTTGGGTCACTCACACCTTTAACGTATTGTCATCTTTTAGGCTGTATGGAAAAGCAATCTGATATTTTGATTACATCGTTATATGTTACaccttttttgctgtttgcatTTGAACCATCCTTGTgtcatctgtgttttcatagCAACATACTACACTTACTTTAGAGGAATTTAACGAGAGCTTAAACGATAAGGTCTTACTTCCTCTGTCAGGTTAGACATCATAACAGAGAAATGCAGTTTTTAAGTCAGGGAATTACAGTGTGTTCACCAGAGCTTAGCAAAGtctgtttaatgtttacattttttgccctgatttcatgtgtttttgtttgtttgtttgtttgtttgtttgttttgtttgctcctctctgttttctgtgttaaagCATATGTAGTTCCTTCACACGTATGCTAATAATTCCAGCATGTTCTGAAAGAATAATCTTTGGAGACGTTTTTGGCGTTTGTCTGCCGTTCTCACTGTGTGAAACTGTCAACCAGTAGGAGGCTGTCCACCCTGTTACACAGATCACTTCTCACTAAGGCCTCACACGTCACCCAGGGGCCTGTGGGAAAGTTCCCCGCTGCACACGGATACTTATTACGGAAAGGTAGAAGCGCCACGGATACTTATTACGGAAAGGTAGAAGCCGCACGGATACTTATAACGGAAAGGTAGAAGCGCCACGGATACTTATTACGGAAAGGTAGAAGCGGCAGGGATACTTATTACGGAAAGGTAGAAGCGGCACGGATACTTATTACGGAAAGGTAGAAGCCGCACGGATACTTATAACGGAAAGGTAGAAGCGCCACGGATACTTATTACAGAAAGGTAGAAGCAGCAGGGATACTTATTACGGAAAGGTAGAAGCGGCACGGATACTTATTATGGAAAGGTAGAAGCCGCAGGGAGACCTGTGTTCTTTTTGGTCTGTAACAGTCGGTGGAAAGGATGGCTGAAATGGAGAGACTGATCTGGACAGTGTATtcagtgagagagcagtgacAGTCGGAAGTCTAATTCTGTTCACACTCAGACACGTATGTATGTGGGAATGTCTTGCCATGTACCAATGTTCATAGACATATCACTGGACACGTATGTATGTGGGAATGTCTTGCCATGTACCAATGTTCACAGACATATCACTGGACACGTATGTATGTGGGAATGTCTTGCCATGTACCAATGTTCACAGGACGTTTTTTTATTTCGTTGTCCACTCACTCTTTTGTCTAACAGAGGATTCGtctaaacagacagactgacgaTCCAGCACAGTACGACTATTCCTCATAGTTTGTTAAGTAAAAGTAACTTGGAAAAGTGACTAGatcttccagaaccttctgaCAGTAACAGGTTCCCTCACCTACATGGGTCCAATCATAGCAAGCCACTCTGGGTCGAAAGCTTTTctgggtgactgtgtgttactcaTGTTACACCTGCGTGATGGGTAATAACAGCTTTGGCCAGTGACAGAAATTCTCAGATGTCCCTTTTTCAGATTTAATTCCTTTGATGTGAATTTTCTtcaaaaaagtgaatgaaaaatcaaatcaaatcaaaccacCTCTTCCTCCAAATTCCCTCAGGCACACTGGGTTGACTCCACCTGGTCTACTGGgacctcccctgtctctcctgttctctcccctgtctctcctgttCCCTCCCCTGTCTGTCCTGTTAAGGAGTTGATGAATCCCAGAGTGGAGGTGGGTGGAGACAGAGGTGTGTCAGTCTTCCTGTGGGAGGAGTTTACACATATATAGACAGAGACATAGGTCATAGGGTCAGCTGTGTGTCGGGTGTGTCTGTCGGGTGTCAGTCGGGTGTAACTTTTCAACGGTTCGGTTCTGAGAAGCTGACTAAGACAAGCATCTACACACATTCCATTCTCAGCTTAGCTGGTTTTTACATTATGGATGTGCACTTGTTGGTTAATACAGCTCTCTGTGGTCTAACACAAAGCTGAGTAGATAGTTATCAAAAGTTTATACTGGAACCGTCTGTTTTATGTTCTTACACATGTGGGCATTTTCTGTGATGCTTCCAAACTACcgaatatttaaaatgttattatttattgtttatttaattggttaaaatttaatttattaatttaacatttaattggACAAAGATGTAATTTAACTTTTCATGGCCttttattgatttgtgttttaCTCAAACCTCAGACACAGCTGATGGTCAAGACACCGCAGTACAAGAATTTGACAAATGTATTCGGTGTAGTGTCTAAACAAAGCATAAACATGAAGATCAATAAAAGTTAACGATTTACAATGTTCAgttcattgtttttgtaataaAGAATATTCAGTGAAAGACTTTACAAGTTTTTGTGTCACTTTATAAAATTTCACCGGAAGATCGGAAAAATTctaattttggtgtttatggTTTATAAACCGTTCCTCTTGATATAAccgacagtctctctctctgtgtctttactgtgatataactgacagactctctctctgtgtctttactgtgatataactgatagtctctctctctgtgtctttatggtAATATAAccgacactctctctctctgtctttactgtgatataactgacagactctctctctgtgtctttactgtaatataaccgacagtctctctctctgtgtctttactgtgatataactgacagactctctctctgtgtctttactgtgatataactgatagtctctctctctgtgtctttactgtaatataaccgacactctctctctctgtctttactgtgatataactgacagactctctctctctgtctttactgtgatataaccgacagactctctctctctctgtctttactgtaataTAACTGACAgactctctatctctgtctttactgtgatataaccgacagtctctctctgtgtctttactgtgatataactgacagactctctctctgtgtctttactgtgataTAACcgacagactctctctgtgtctttactgtgatataactgacagactctctctctgtgtctttactgtgataTAACTGACAgactctctatctctgtctttactgtaatataactgacagactctctgtctctgtctttactgtgatataaccgacagactctctctctgtgtctttactgtgatataactgatagtctctctctctgtgtctttactgtgataTAACcgacagactctctctgtgtctttactgtaatataaccgacactctctctctctgtctttactgtgatataaccgacagactctctctctgtgtctttactgtaatataaccgacagtctctctctctctctgtctttactgtgatATAACcgacagactctctctgtgtctttactgtgatataaccgacagactctctctctgtgtctttactgtaatataaccgacagactctctctctgtgtctttactgtgatataaccgacagtctctctctgtgtctgtactgtgatATAACCGacaggctgtctctctctgtctttctgttttggcTTTTAGGTTTTAAGCTGCTGATTGTCACTCTGGGCTTGTCACATATAGTTGAAGTGTTCTGTCTTGTCCATCTGGTGAAACCTGCACCTGTACATTAGTCAGTTCTGTTCTTTCTTAAAGTGTGTAAGCCTGTTTTCCCAACAACAGCAAATCAAACATATAGCGATGGTTCAAATCAAtaacaattattcatttttaaaaaacagaatatatacatacacacacacacacatatatatatatgtgtgtgtgtgtgtgtgtgtgtgtgtgtgtgtgtgtgtgtgtgtgtatatataagaaGAGTTATGTAAAGTGTATtacttttttattcattcaataatatttacatttaaaaaacttAAATGCTCTCTAAATGGAGTGAAAAGGCAACAGTTCTTAGGGGAGCAGTTAGTTGAAGATATCCTTTCCAGACAGTAATTTTACACAGTAAACAGCTATAGGgactttcgcaccggaggaacttttccatagttcttagaactgttggagaaagtaccccctttttcgcgtgttcgcaccgcaggaacttagaacggtcatagttcttagaacgccgttttgaggggcttttttagctcccacttcagggtaggtactttcacagggcaataggaaccttgtgacgtaggtgtatggtcattggtccagacgtaggtatacgatgattgcaaccgccatttttaaagatccgtgcaaaatatgaagtcttagaacgtattacatttagtttttgatattcatgtctcaaaatgtcttaaaatgtccggaattgtaggaggggagacatggtttttatgttttattttaccggtattttatatcccccaacaatgaccatttctgcaatgtccaatgtatatttgtacattgaagaggtagcgtacactccgcttcggtaggtgcttgtgtggctgtgatccacATTTttacctaaaataagaatgtgtttatccagcttacgatttgagggctacGGCGAGGAAAAaggagcaagcgtcaggcactagcgctatgctagcacccgaaaagtactatggccatcgagtcattcactgctactgcggtggtaaatgcataaatgcagggggtcattttttttcccattggactgggtctatcgccatacagttttattttcgttaatgagaaggcagttatatgttatctaatgtgcactcaatatttctgtcattcaaattcaataaaactcattaattgtgtatactgtagtctagtttgtcgatttcttttgccgcagtaatggtattttttttttggaggtatttaaaaggtgttaaaagacattaaatttgtacataaaaatgtgcagctatactggttagtcgtaaacaacagctcttagctgctataccgtcggccggcttacgtcact contains:
- the LOC115812790 gene encoding cyclin-Y-like isoform X1 codes for the protein MGSTTSCCVSSSPKIRRNAHSRLESEPPDTDLSREDTGYNLQHISDRENVDELNLECNPSDHPRASTLFLSKSQSDVGEKRRSLYVNHLTHIAESKRHLSLSLQQGTNRRKHSSCSTIYLDDNTVSQPNLKFTIKCVTLAIYYHIKNRDKNGRQLLDIFDEKLHPLSKCEVPDDYYKQDPEQRQIYRFVRTLFSAAQLTAECAIVTLVYLERLLTYAEIDICPANWKRIVLGAILLASKVWDDQAVWNVDYCQILKDITVEDMNELEREFLELLQFNINVPSSVYAKYYFDLRSLAEANCLNCPPEPLSRDRAQRLEAISRLCDDKFKDVKRAIRKRSASVDNLAAVRWVPAILS
- the LOC115812790 gene encoding cyclin-Y-like isoform X2, with the protein product MGSTTSCCVSSSPKIRRNAHSRLESEPPDTDLSREDTGYNLQHISDRENVDELNLECNPSDHPRASTLFLSKSQSDVGEKRRSLYVNHRHLSLSLQQGTNRRKHSSCSTIYLDDNTVSQPNLKFTIKCVTLAIYYHIKNRDKNGRQLLDIFDEKLHPLSKCEVPDDYYKQDPEQRQIYRFVRTLFSAAQLTAECAIVTLVYLERLLTYAEIDICPANWKRIVLGAILLASKVWDDQAVWNVDYCQILKDITVEDMNELEREFLELLQFNINVPSSVYAKYYFDLRSLAEANCLNCPPEPLSRDRAQRLEAISRLCDDKFKDVKRAIRKRSASVDNLAAVRWVPAILS
- the LOC115812790 gene encoding cyclin-Y-like isoform X3, with product MGSTTSCCVSSSPKIRRNAHSRLESEPPDTDLSREDTGYNLQHISDRENVDELNLECNPSDHPRASTLFLSKSQSDGECVCVFGEKRRSLYVNHQGTNRRKHSSCSTIYLDDNTVSQPNLKFTIKCVTLAIYYHIKNRDKNGRQLLDIFDEKLHPLSKCEVPDDYYKQDPEQRQIYRFVRTLFSAAQLTAECAIVTLVYLERLLTYAEIDICPANWKRIVLGAILLASKVWDDQAVWNVDYCQILKDITVEDMNELEREFLELLQFNINVPSSVYAKYYFDLRSLAEANCLNCPPEPLSRDRAQRLEAISRLCDDKFKDVKRAIRKRSASVDNLAAVRWVPAILS
- the LOC115812790 gene encoding cyclin-Y-like isoform X4; the protein is MGSTTSCCVSSSPKIRRNAHSRLESEPPDTDLSREDTGYNLQHISDRENVDELNLECNPSDHPRASTLFLSKSQSDVGEKRRSLYVNHLTHIAESKQGTNRRKHSSCSTIYLDDNTVSQPNLKFTIKCVTLAIYYHIKNRDKNGRQLLDIFDEKLHPLSKCEVPDDYYKQDPEQRQIYRFVRTLFSAAQLTAECAIVTLVYLERLLTYAEIDICPANWKRIVLGAILLASKVWDDQAVWNVDYCQILKDITVEDMNELEREFLELLQFNINVPSSVYAKYYFDLRSLAEANCLNCPPEPLSRDRAQRLEAISRLCDDKFKDVKRAIRKRSASVDNLAAVRWVPAILS